A stretch of DNA from Endozoicomonas sp. 8E:
ACGGGCAGGGAGAGCTGTTTACGGAAGAAGATGCTAAAAAAGAAAAACTGCTGGCTACCATTGATGAGGTCAACCATCGTTATGGAGAGTTCGCTCTGTGTAAGGCCCTCTTGCTGAATCGCTCGGAAATGCCCAATGTTATCTCACCGGCCTGGCGGCCAGCGGGACCCAGAAATACTTTGGAGAGTTGAGTGGACGTTTTGAAAGGCTCAATCTCAAGAATCGCCCGAGATGCTCTGTTTTTCCTTGAGATCTTCTACCCATCGGAAGACTTCTGCCACCGGTTCAATCAAATCGCTGGGGATGTAACTGGCAATGTCTGTATCAAACAGGGCGTGAGCCAGGGGGACATTCTCCATAACGGGGATGCCCTCCTTATCAGCAATTTTCACAATAAAGCGTGCACGGCCACCCCGACCTTTAACGGTTACCACGGGCAGTGGCGTCACATCCTGTTTGTAGTGCAGGCCGATCGCCAGGTGAGTCGGATTTTTGATCACCACGTCTGACTTCTTGGTGTTCTCTGCTTCGTTGAGAATCTCCTGGTGGATTTCTTTTCGTTTACCTTTGATTTCAGGGCTACCTTCCATCTCTTTATGTTCGCGCTTGACTTCATCCTTGGACATTTTATTTTCTTTGGTGAACTGCTGCTTCTCAAAAAGATAGTCCAGTACAGAGATCACTACGAAAGCCGCAATGGCGTAGATCATCAGCTTTTTCATCAAGACCCCGACAACAGGAAGAATACAGTCACTACCACAGTAGGGGAGGTTGAACATATCAGCGAGGCTGTTTCTGATAACGAAATAAACAACAATGGAAAGAAACACAATCTTGATGACAGACTTGAAGAATTCCACCAGGTTTTTGATGGCAAAAATGCGCTTGAATCCGGCAATGGGGCTGATCTTTTTGAGGTCAGGTTTTACCGATTCACCAGCCAGCAGAAAGCCAAACTGCATGATGTTGCCTATGATGGCAGACAGCATGGATACCATGACCAGAGGTAGCAGAAGCTCAATGGATTTTTCAAGAATGCCCTGTGTGACAATCTTGAAAGCGTCCTGAAAGTTTTCGTTATAAACCGTTGCCGGGAGGATCACCATTTCCTGAATGGTCGTGAGGTAAGTATCGCTCATAAACCAGAGGGTGCAGAACACAGCGATAATGCCAAAGGTGCTGGAGACTTCCTTGCTCTTGGCTACCTGACCTTTTTTGCGAGCGTCACGCAGCTTTTTCGGAGTGGGTTTCTCTGTCTTTTCAGCACTCATTTCCAGAGCTCTCCCAGGGTTTTAAAGACCATGGGAATGCCTTCGTCATGTTTTTTGGCCAGTTTCAGAATCGTGCTGACGTAAATCACCAGGATGGCTGCCGCGACACCGGATTTGATCGGCATGGCCAGAATAAATACGTTGAGCTGAGGGGCTGAGCGGCTGATCAGGGCGATACCAAATTCTGTG
This window harbors:
- the sctU gene encoding type III secretion system export apparatus subunit SctU is translated as MSAEKTEKPTPKKLRDARKKGQVAKSKEVSSTFGIIAVFCTLWFMSDTYLTTIQEMVILPATVYNENFQDAFKIVTQGILEKSIELLLPLVMVSMLSAIIGNIMQFGFLLAGESVKPDLKKISPIAGFKRIFAIKNLVEFFKSVIKIVFLSIVVYFVIRNSLADMFNLPYCGSDCILPVVGVLMKKLMIYAIAAFVVISVLDYLFEKQQFTKENKMSKDEVKREHKEMEGSPEIKGKRKEIHQEILNEAENTKKSDVVIKNPTHLAIGLHYKQDVTPLPVVTVKGRGGRARFIVKIADKEGIPVMENVPLAHALFDTDIASYIPSDLIEPVAEVFRWVEDLKEKQSISGDS